GAATCTGTATTCATTCGTTTTGGCAATGTAGAGATAAAGATGCAGCTCGAGATGCTTTTTGATTTTGGTGGTGCACCAGCTCTTTCTGGTGAGTCTTTTGATGTGATCTCTAAGAACGGCGCACATATGATTTACGAGGAACGACCTACTTTGGTGCCCAGGATTTTATAGTCCTTATTTTGTAGAAATGGCCTCTTTTAGAGAAGTTCTTTTCTCCACAACTACCACTGAATTTTTGGGAACATCTTTAAAGCATTAAGACGTGTCTGCTCACAAAGCTGCTCTTCAGAAACACCCTTTAATTCAGCCACAAACTTCGCCGTATGAACCACATAGGCAGGGGTGTTTTTCTTGCCCCGCATAGGGATGGGCGCCAGAAACGGAGCATCGGTTTCAACGTGAATGCGATCCAAAGGCAGCATCTTCACAGTTTGACGAAGACTGTCGGCATTTTTAAAGGTCACCACACCACTGATCGAAATGTTCAGACCGACATCCAACGCTTGCTTCGCCAGCCACTCGGTTCCCGTAAAACAATGCACAACCCCGGTCACGTCGCCCTGGAATTCTTTAAGAATGGCAATCGTGTCCTCTTCCGCATCCCGGGTGTGAATTTCAATGGGCAGTTTGGTGCGTTTGGCGATTTCTAGTTGCGCCCGAAAAGCCTCTTTCTGTTGCTCTCGCGGAGATTGATCGTAGTAATAGTCCAAACCAATTTCGCCAATCGCAACGACACAAGGCTCGCTGGAATGCTGCTCGATAAAACGTCCCGCCTCTTCGCTATAGGCTTTTCCGTCATGGGGATGAACACCCAAGGTGCAGTACACATCGGGATAATATTTGCGGGCAATGTCCAAAACAATCGGATGGTCGCCAGGCTCTGTACCAATAGTAATAATTTTTCGCACGCCCGCAGCTTTGGCGTGAGCGATTGCGGCGTCAACGCCTTCTTCGAGCATATTTAAATGAGCGTG
The Bdellovibrio sp. ArHS DNA segment above includes these coding regions:
- a CDS encoding TatD family hydrolase translates to MEWIDIHAHLNMLEEGVDAAIAHAKAAGVRKIITIGTEPGDHPIVLDIARKYYPDVYCTLGVHPHDGKAYSEEAGRFIEQHSSEPCVVAIGEIGLDYYYDQSPREQQKEAFRAQLEIAKRTKLPIEIHTRDAEEDTIAILKEFQGDVTGVVHCFTGTEWLAKQALDVGLNISISGVVTFKNADSLRQTVKMLPLDRIHVETDAPFLAPIPMRGKKNTPAYVVHTAKFVAELKGVSEEQLCEQTRLNALKMFPKIQW